ACCCAATTTTTTTTCTAAACTTCTAATTAAATTCCAGGCTTTGGAATAAGACATCTTAATCTCAAAAGCTGCTTGCCTTAACGACCCAGTCCTTTCTATTCGTTTTAAGATATCAGAAGGCCCATCACCAAAAACCTTGCCTTTTTCATTTTCCAACCAAATCTTATAATGAAGTTTCATCACTTAATTATCACCATATCTTATTCTTAATTATAAATAAATCCCAATTTCTATAAATAAATTGTTTTATAATCAACAAAATTATTACTAACTAAATTGCTATCTCTTTTTTAGGACTTTCCTCTTTTGACCTTTATTACTTCTGCTATAATACTTATGGCTATTTCTTCTGGAGTTTGGGCACCTATTCTTAAACCAATAGGAGCAAATACCTTATCTATCTTCTCCTGATTAACTCCCTTTTCCTTTAAATGCTGAAAAATAATAGTATTTTTTTGCTTGCTGCCAATCATTCCTATATATTTAGGTTGATAGTTGATAACTGAAAGTAAAGCCTCTTCATCTTTGAGATGTCCTCTGGTTAAAATTACC
This genomic interval from Atribacterota bacterium contains the following:
- a CDS encoding LysR family transcriptional regulator, which gives rise to MKLHYKIWLENEKGKVFGDGPSDILKRIERTGSLRQAAFEIKMSYSKAWNLIRSLEKKLGFKLLKRKVGGESGGGSELTEEARILQEKYKNFYEQAEKNMNAIYQDVFKTK